From the genome of Scytonema hofmannii PCC 7110, one region includes:
- a CDS encoding RNA polymerase sigma factor SigF has product MPTTVTNELKHEIWQLLREYQQSGSSNVRNQLVQLNFGLVRKEAHYWMNQCHESYEDLLQVGCLGLIRAIERFEISKGHAFSSFAIPYIRGEIQHYLRDKGVTVRIPRRWLALQQQAIGVSRSWREKYNRQPTDSELAVALEISVDEWQEIKLAWANRAPLSLDVPIQDGEEGATCLGELVPDNRYRSFQLAQEDQIRLQQALVQLENRTREVLEFVFLQDLTQKQVAERLGISVVTVSRRVKKGLDVLKNLMAVAED; this is encoded by the coding sequence ATGCCAACTACAGTCACCAACGAACTGAAACATGAGATTTGGCAGTTGTTGCGAGAATACCAGCAGTCTGGAAGCTCTAATGTTCGCAACCAGCTAGTACAACTGAATTTTGGACTTGTGAGAAAGGAAGCTCATTACTGGATGAATCAGTGTCATGAAAGTTATGAAGATTTGCTCCAAGTAGGTTGTTTGGGCTTGATTCGGGCTATTGAAAGATTTGAAATTTCAAAAGGACACGCCTTTAGTTCTTTTGCGATTCCCTATATTCGTGGCGAAATTCAACACTACCTTCGTGATAAAGGTGTGACTGTACGAATTCCCCGACGATGGTTAGCACTGCAACAGCAGGCGATAGGAGTTTCGCGTTCTTGGCGAGAAAAATACAACCGCCAACCTACTGATTCTGAATTAGCAGTGGCATTAGAAATTTCTGTAGACGAATGGCAGGAAATCAAACTAGCCTGGGCTAATCGCGCTCCACTCAGCTTGGATGTTCCAATCCAGGATGGAGAAGAAGGAGCTACCTGTTTGGGAGAATTAGTTCCAGATAATCGCTACCGCAGTTTTCAACTAGCACAAGAAGACCAAATTCGCTTGCAACAAGCTTTAGTACAGTTAGAAAACCGTACTCGTGAAGTCTTGGAATTTGTATTTTTACAAGATTTAACGCAGAAACAAGTGGCAGAGCGTCTTGGTATCAGTGTAGTCACTGTTTCTCGAAGGGTGAAAAAAGGGCTGGATGTACTGAAAAACCTAATGGCTGTGGCAGAAGATTAA
- a CDS encoding photosystem II manganese-stabilizing polypeptide translates to MRFRALIVAILALCMGFLTACSEPTGSSTDYLTYDQIRGTGLANKCPQLAETSRGSIPIDPKGAYVIKELCLEPTQFFVKEEPLNKRQQAEYVGGKLLTRRTYSLDQISGDLNVNSDGSLTFVEKDGFDFQAATVKLPGGESIPFLFTVKGLVAQSQPGLTSINTSTDFEGSFKVPSYRGATFLDPKGRGVASGYDNAVALPAQADDSELVNANVKRTDVLKGKISLQVAKVDNGTGEIGGTFESEQPSDTDLGAKEPEEVKIRGLFYARLEPRA, encoded by the coding sequence ATGAGGTTTCGCGCTTTAATTGTGGCAATCTTGGCTTTATGCATGGGGTTTTTAACTGCTTGTAGTGAACCAACTGGTTCTAGTACAGATTACCTGACCTATGACCAAATTAGAGGAACTGGTTTGGCTAACAAATGCCCGCAACTAGCAGAAACCAGTCGCGGTTCGATTCCCATCGATCCTAAAGGGGCTTATGTCATCAAAGAACTTTGCCTAGAACCAACCCAATTCTTTGTAAAAGAAGAGCCACTTAATAAACGGCAACAAGCAGAATATGTTGGTGGCAAATTGTTAACTCGCCGCACTTACTCTCTTGACCAAATTTCGGGAGATCTGAACGTCAATTCCGATGGTAGCCTTACTTTTGTAGAAAAAGATGGTTTTGACTTCCAAGCCGCCACTGTTAAACTTCCTGGCGGTGAAAGCATACCCTTCTTATTCACTGTTAAAGGTTTGGTTGCTCAATCACAACCAGGCTTAACGAGCATTAATACCTCCACGGATTTTGAAGGTAGTTTCAAAGTGCCCTCTTATCGTGGTGCGACTTTCCTTGACCCCAAAGGTCGCGGTGTTGCTAGCGGTTATGATAACGCAGTGGCTCTCCCCGCTCAAGCAGACGATAGTGAACTTGTGAATGCTAACGTTAAGAGAACTGATGTTTTAAAAGGCAAAATCTCTTTGCAGGTAGCAAAAGTAGATAATGGTACTGGTGAAATTGGAGGTACTTTCGAGAGCGAACAGCCTTCAGACACAGATTTGGGTGCGAAAGAACCTGAAGAAGTTAAAATTCGCGGTTTGTTCTATGCTCGGCTTGAACCTCGTGCCTAG
- a CDS encoding ATP-binding protein: MKTTLNLSRFFKACNPSKTLVMGDASDRQYYIDFSTVRGCKIVEELQRTITRISPDEPTCQLFTGHIGCGKSTELQRLKAELELAGFHVVYFESSQDLDMADIDVSDILLSVARQVSSSLETINIKVRPGYFANLFKEIGDFLQTPIDLSAQAELSLGIAKISAKTKDSPQLRTQLRQYLEPRTNSILQAINEEVLDKAIEQLKLRGQKGLVVIIDNLDRVDMRPVASGRSQPEYLFIDRGEQLRRLKCHVVYTIPLSLIFSNEYQTLKNRLGGGVAPKVLPMVLVRQRDGSDYETGMSLLRQLVLARAFPEAEPLQRLEFITELFDKPETLNRLCRVSGGHIRNLLGLLYSCLQREDPPFSEDCLEAVIKDYRDDLLLAIDEEEWQMLYEVIQQQSLSGESDYQRLLRSMFVFEYRDPQGRWFGISPALAETDKVLTWQKNRDQ, translated from the coding sequence ATGAAAACAACATTGAATTTATCACGCTTTTTCAAAGCTTGTAACCCCAGTAAGACGTTGGTTATGGGCGACGCATCTGACAGGCAATACTACATCGACTTCTCTACTGTACGCGGTTGTAAAATTGTAGAGGAATTGCAACGGACAATCACCCGTATTTCCCCGGACGAACCGACCTGTCAGTTATTTACAGGTCACATTGGTTGCGGTAAGTCAACCGAGTTGCAAAGACTTAAGGCAGAACTAGAACTTGCTGGATTTCACGTAGTGTATTTTGAATCCAGTCAAGACTTAGATATGGCGGATATAGATGTCAGCGATATTTTGCTGAGTGTAGCCCGTCAGGTGAGTTCCAGTTTGGAAACAATAAACATCAAAGTTAGACCTGGTTACTTTGCCAACTTGTTTAAAGAGATAGGGGATTTTTTGCAAACCCCTATAGATTTGTCAGCACAGGCGGAACTGTCATTGGGGATCGCCAAAATAAGTGCTAAAACAAAAGACAGCCCTCAGCTGCGAACTCAATTGAGACAATACTTAGAACCACGTACCAACAGCATTTTGCAAGCAATTAACGAAGAAGTCTTAGATAAGGCTATTGAACAATTGAAGTTACGGGGTCAAAAAGGGCTAGTCGTGATTATCGACAATTTAGATAGAGTCGATATGCGTCCGGTAGCATCCGGGCGATCGCAACCAGAATACCTTTTCATCGATCGCGGCGAACAACTCCGGCGACTCAAATGTCACGTTGTTTACACAATTCCTCTGTCGTTAATTTTTTCTAACGAGTACCAGACACTCAAAAATCGTCTTGGCGGTGGTGTTGCTCCCAAAGTTTTACCAATGGTACTTGTGCGCCAAAGAGATGGTAGCGATTACGAAACGGGAATGTCTTTATTAAGACAACTTGTGTTAGCAAGAGCTTTTCCCGAAGCAGAACCATTACAGAGGCTGGAATTCATTACAGAGTTATTTGATAAACCCGAAACCCTCAATCGCCTGTGTCGTGTCAGTGGCGGTCACATTCGTAACTTACTAGGATTGCTTTATAGCTGCTTGCAAAGAGAAGATCCACCTTTTTCAGAGGATTGTTTGGAAGCTGTTATTAAAGACTATCGCGACGATCTCTTGCTAGCCATTGATGAAGAAGAATGGCAAATGTTGTATGAAGTTATACAACAACAAAGCTTAAGTGGTGAGTCAGATTATCAGAGATTGCTTCGGAGTATGTTTGTTTTTGAATACCGAGACCCCCAAGGGCGCTGGTTTGGCATTAGCCCTGCATTAGCAGAAACAGACAAAGTTTTGACTTGGCAGAAAAATCGTGACCAGTAA
- a CDS encoding cell division protein FtsQ/DivIB — protein sequence MAGIVSVSRADLQGRRKKLRQQRQMKFIRAAWRTFAVSSLASGLLWVTIQPIWVLKTSKDIVILGNHLLPDEVVQSRLVLSYPQSLWRIEPYRLAESLKQEPTIAQATVSRRLFPPGLVVQIDEREPVAIAERVIRSNSALQDCPVPSTQGKSSPTDCPTEAVFAIAPTRTKQGNKGSINKKVSVGLLDANGVWMPLGKEKALNPNVQLPKLKVIGSPEQYRPYWTQLYQAITQSSVHVLEIDFQDPTNLILKTELGNVHFGAPNFQLLEKIKVLAQMRHLPAQLNPSQIEYIDLKNPDSPIVQMNQKKRLLNAPRP from the coding sequence ATGGCTGGTATAGTATCAGTTTCCCGCGCAGATTTGCAAGGTCGTCGTAAAAAGTTACGTCAACAACGGCAGATGAAATTTATTCGGGCTGCTTGGCGAACTTTTGCCGTGAGTTCGCTAGCGAGTGGATTGCTATGGGTAACAATCCAACCAATTTGGGTATTAAAGACTTCTAAAGATATAGTTATATTAGGTAATCATCTACTACCTGACGAAGTTGTTCAGTCACGGCTCGTACTCTCTTACCCCCAGTCTTTATGGCGTATAGAACCTTACAGGCTTGCTGAGTCTTTAAAGCAGGAACCGACTATTGCACAAGCGACAGTGAGTCGTCGTTTGTTTCCACCAGGGTTAGTTGTCCAAATTGACGAGCGAGAACCTGTAGCGATCGCGGAGCGCGTAATACGCTCTAATTCTGCTTTACAGGATTGCCCCGTGCCTTCAACACAGGGGAAGAGCAGCCCAACTGATTGCCCAACAGAAGCGGTATTCGCTATTGCGCCGACTCGCACAAAGCAGGGAAATAAGGGTTCTATCAATAAAAAAGTATCTGTAGGGTTACTTGATGCCAATGGTGTTTGGATGCCTCTAGGCAAGGAGAAAGCACTAAATCCAAATGTACAGTTACCCAAGCTTAAGGTTATTGGTTCCCCAGAGCAGTACCGCCCGTATTGGACTCAACTTTATCAAGCTATTACCCAAAGTTCTGTTCATGTTCTGGAAATTGATTTTCAAGACCCAACCAATTTAATTTTGAAAACAGAATTGGGAAACGTGCATTTTGGAGCACCCAACTTTCAACTCCTTGAAAAAATCAAGGTATTGGCACAGATGCGTCATCTGCCAGCACAACTGAATCCCAGCCAAATAGAGTACATTGATTTAAAAAATCCTGACTCTCCCATAGTACAAATGAACCAAAAAAAGCGGTTGCTTAACGCACCCAGACCTTAA
- the ftsZ gene encoding cell division protein FtsZ, translated as MTLDNNQGLTYKNSQSPGQSGYSLSTNSTNPFSHSVVNFSQNHDSKKVEREDTRMGDIVPGRVANIKVIGVGGGGSNAVNRMIASDVIGVEFWSINTDAQALTLTAAPSRLQIGQKLTRGLGAGGNPAIGQKAAEESRDEIARALEGSDLVFITAGMGGGTGTGAAPIVAEVAKEMGALTVGVVTRPFIFEGRRRIQQAEQGIEGLKSRVDTLIIIPNNKLLEVIPEQTPMQDAFRYADDVLRQGVQGISDIITIPGLINVDFADVRAVMADAGSALMGIGIGSGKSRAREAAIAAISSPLLESSIEGARGVVFNITGGSDLTLHEVNAAAETIYEVVDPNANIIFGAVIDDRLQGEVRLTVIATGFTGEAQSVPPQNVNQPRGVVAPPPPGRRQMPQTPPINPPSPMSEPKEKPGLDIPDFLRSRRPPRNN; from the coding sequence ATGACACTTGATAATAACCAAGGGCTTACCTATAAAAACTCACAGTCACCTGGACAATCGGGGTACTCACTGTCCACCAACTCAACCAATCCCTTCAGCCATTCCGTGGTAAACTTTAGTCAAAATCATGACAGCAAGAAAGTCGAGCGCGAAGATACCCGCATGGGCGACATTGTTCCTGGTCGAGTTGCCAATATCAAAGTTATTGGTGTTGGTGGTGGTGGTAGCAATGCTGTTAACCGCATGATTGCGTCCGATGTGATAGGGGTAGAGTTTTGGTCAATTAACACCGATGCTCAAGCTCTCACCTTGACAGCAGCTCCAAGCCGTTTGCAAATTGGACAGAAATTGACTCGAGGTTTGGGTGCAGGTGGCAATCCAGCAATCGGTCAAAAGGCAGCTGAGGAATCGCGAGACGAAATTGCTAGGGCTTTAGAAGGTTCGGACTTGGTCTTTATCACTGCGGGAATGGGGGGTGGAACAGGAACTGGTGCGGCTCCAATTGTCGCGGAAGTCGCCAAGGAAATGGGTGCTCTGACCGTGGGTGTCGTCACTCGTCCGTTTATCTTTGAAGGACGCCGACGCATTCAGCAAGCAGAGCAAGGCATTGAAGGTTTAAAAAGTAGGGTGGACACCCTCATCATCATCCCCAATAACAAGCTGTTGGAAGTGATCCCCGAGCAAACACCCATGCAAGATGCTTTTCGTTATGCAGATGATGTGCTGCGTCAAGGCGTCCAAGGTATATCTGATATAATTACTATTCCTGGCTTGATTAACGTTGACTTTGCCGATGTCAGGGCTGTCATGGCAGATGCAGGCTCGGCATTGATGGGGATCGGTATTGGTTCGGGTAAATCAAGAGCAAGAGAAGCGGCGATCGCAGCCATTTCTTCGCCTTTATTAGAAAGTTCTATAGAAGGGGCTAGAGGTGTTGTTTTTAACATCACTGGTGGTAGCGACTTAACCTTGCATGAAGTGAACGCTGCTGCTGAAACCATATACGAGGTAGTCGATCCCAACGCTAATATTATTTTTGGAGCCGTGATTGATGACAGGCTGCAAGGAGAGGTGAGGCTGACAGTCATTGCGACCGGTTTCACAGGTGAAGCCCAGTCCGTACCGCCTCAAAATGTGAATCAACCTAGAGGGGTAGTAGCACCTCCACCTCCAGGAAGGCGACAAATGCCACAAACACCACCTATCAATCCGCCATCACCTATGTCCGAACCGAAAGAAAAACCAGGATTGGATATACCGGATTTCCTTCGCAGCCGCCGTCCACCTCGTAATAACTAA
- the gshB gene encoding glutathione synthase, with the protein MKLAFIIDPIHQLDPCHDTSVALMEAAQILGHEVWITQANLLAVVEGKAWAVLQRVELVPVQLVEGRYQKTDSWYKLIDTSGTLLCLETMDAVFMRTDPPVNTAYLYATYILDYIDQNKTLTINTPRGIRAANEKMYALQFTQAIPETIVTADKQLIRQFVEAKGSAVLKPLGNKAGEGILFLEPSDRNFNSIVELSTLQSRVPVMVQTYLSEAKDGDKRIILLNGEPIGAVNRLSARGEFRNNMAAGGTVAKTEITSRELDICVQLADTLRQEGLMFVGIDVIGGYLTEVNVTSPTGVREIDRLDGIRLGERVIQWVEQAVNKNKK; encoded by the coding sequence GTGAAACTGGCTTTTATTATCGACCCCATCCACCAGCTCGATCCTTGTCACGATACCAGTGTTGCACTAATGGAAGCAGCACAAATTTTGGGACATGAGGTTTGGATCACTCAAGCTAACTTACTTGCTGTGGTAGAAGGCAAAGCTTGGGCAGTTCTGCAACGGGTAGAACTGGTACCAGTGCAATTGGTGGAGGGACGTTATCAAAAAACGGACTCTTGGTATAAATTGATCGATACTTCTGGCACGCTCCTTTGCCTGGAAACAATGGATGCCGTGTTCATGCGAACCGATCCACCTGTCAATACCGCATACCTTTATGCGACTTACATTCTAGATTACATCGACCAAAACAAAACTTTAACGATCAACACTCCAAGAGGTATTCGGGCGGCAAACGAAAAAATGTATGCCCTTCAATTCACTCAAGCAATTCCAGAAACTATTGTGACTGCTGATAAGCAGTTAATTCGTCAGTTTGTAGAAGCTAAAGGTTCGGCTGTCCTCAAACCATTAGGGAACAAAGCAGGAGAGGGAATTTTATTCTTAGAACCGAGCGATCGCAATTTCAACTCCATAGTCGAACTGAGTACCCTCCAAAGTCGCGTTCCAGTGATGGTGCAAACCTACTTGAGTGAGGCAAAAGATGGAGACAAGCGTATTATCTTACTGAATGGTGAACCCATTGGTGCTGTTAACCGCCTCTCTGCCCGTGGTGAATTTCGGAATAATATGGCTGCAGGTGGCACAGTTGCCAAGACTGAAATCACTTCTAGGGAGCTTGACATTTGTGTTCAACTAGCTGATACCTTACGCCAAGAAGGTTTAATGTTTGTTGGGATTGACGTTATTGGCGGTTACCTTACCGAAGTTAACGTCACCAGTCCCACTGGAGTCAGAGAGATAGACCGATTGGACGGAATTCGCCTTGGAGAACGGGTGATTCAATGGGTCGAGCAAGCGGTAAACAAAAATAAAAAATAG
- the grxC gene encoding glutaredoxin 3 yields MTAKVEIYTWRTCPFCIRAKQLLTHKGVHFTEYSIDGDEAARNKMAQRSNGRRSLPQIFINNRHVGGCDDIHALDSQGKLDELLAS; encoded by the coding sequence ATGACTGCAAAAGTAGAAATTTACACTTGGAGAACTTGCCCGTTTTGTATCCGTGCTAAACAATTACTGACACACAAGGGAGTTCATTTCACTGAATACAGTATTGATGGAGATGAAGCAGCACGGAATAAAATGGCTCAACGGTCAAATGGAAGGCGATCGCTGCCACAAATTTTCATTAACAACCGTCATGTTGGGGGCTGCGATGACATCCACGCCCTAGACTCTCAAGGAAAGTTAGACGAGCTACTGGCCTCCTAA
- the hflX gene encoding GTPase HflX — protein METIFGNLQGLKSSQLKQLQRLYHQRIPGDRITTPEFSQRLAAISSEMNQPVCTYLNRRGQVIRVGVGTPRQTQIPPLELPRYGAERLSGIRCIATHLKSEPPNEVALTSMALQRLDALVMLNVTGTGFQRRGGGATGYVKEAYLAHLAPQDARAFITSPAMRTAAPYLSSSEGGDEEPKGQEGNLTPANWSASWSISPPLSLDMLTKQDFIELVEGLESEFRREYVAQDVDTDHDRVLIVGVMTDELTTQQFHDTLEELGRLVDTAGGEVLQNMRQKRSRIHPQTVVGEGKVHEIALTAQTLGANLIVFDRDLSPAQIRNLESQIGVRVVDRTEVILDIFAQRAQSRAGKLQVELAQLEYMLPRLTGRGQAMSRQGGGIGTRGPGETKLETERRAIQRRIARLQQEVNQLQAHRERLRQRRQHQEVPSIAIVGYTNAGKSTLLNALTNAEVYTADQLFATLDPTTRRLVVPHGMSGDTQEILVTDTVGFIHELPASLMDAFRATLEEVTEADALLHLVDLSHPAWLSHIRSVRDILAQMPVTPGPALVVFNKIDQADSETLALAREEFPLAVFISASNRLGLETLRQRLGQLVQYATSC, from the coding sequence ATCGAGACTATTTTCGGTAACCTCCAAGGTTTAAAATCGAGCCAGCTGAAACAACTACAGCGGCTATATCACCAGCGCATACCGGGCGATCGCATCACTACGCCTGAGTTTTCCCAGCGACTGGCTGCTATTAGTAGCGAAATGAATCAGCCCGTGTGTACTTACCTCAACCGTCGCGGACAAGTGATCCGCGTAGGGGTCGGGACACCACGTCAAACGCAAATTCCACCTTTGGAATTGCCGCGTTATGGTGCTGAACGACTGAGCGGTATCCGTTGCATTGCGACTCACTTGAAGTCAGAACCGCCTAATGAAGTGGCGCTGACTTCTATGGCGTTGCAACGATTGGATGCCCTTGTCATGCTCAATGTGACTGGAACGGGATTTCAACGGCGAGGTGGTGGTGCGACTGGATACGTTAAGGAAGCTTATTTAGCTCACTTAGCACCCCAAGATGCTCGTGCCTTCATCACCAGTCCGGCGATGAGAACGGCTGCTCCATATCTTTCTTCTTCTGAAGGGGGCGATGAGGAACCGAAAGGACAAGAGGGTAACCTTACACCTGCTAATTGGAGTGCTAGTTGGAGCATATCACCTCCTTTGAGCTTGGATATGCTGACAAAACAGGACTTCATTGAGTTAGTGGAAGGACTCGAATCCGAGTTCCGACGGGAATATGTCGCCCAAGATGTAGACACAGACCACGATCGCGTTCTGATTGTTGGGGTGATGACGGATGAGCTAACGACTCAACAATTCCACGATACCCTTGAAGAACTGGGGCGATTGGTGGATACTGCAGGCGGAGAAGTTTTGCAGAACATGAGACAAAAGCGATCGCGCATCCATCCCCAGACAGTAGTCGGTGAAGGTAAGGTACACGAAATTGCCTTAACTGCTCAAACTTTGGGAGCAAATTTGATCGTGTTTGATCGCGATCTCTCACCCGCTCAGATTCGCAATTTGGAATCTCAGATTGGGGTTCGAGTGGTGGACCGCACGGAAGTTATTTTAGATATTTTTGCTCAACGCGCTCAATCTCGTGCGGGGAAACTACAAGTTGAGCTAGCCCAGTTAGAGTATATGCTGCCGCGTTTGACTGGTAGAGGTCAAGCCATGTCCCGACAAGGGGGTGGTATTGGGACTCGCGGTCCTGGTGAAACTAAGCTGGAAACGGAACGCCGTGCTATTCAACGACGCATTGCCCGATTGCAGCAAGAAGTTAACCAACTTCAAGCACACCGAGAACGATTGCGCCAAAGACGGCAACATCAAGAAGTTCCGTCCATCGCTATTGTTGGATATACCAATGCTGGTAAATCTACCTTATTAAATGCTTTAACTAACGCTGAAGTTTACACGGCTGACCAATTATTTGCCACTCTCGATCCCACCACGCGCCGCTTGGTTGTTCCTCATGGGATGAGTGGTGACACTCAAGAGATTCTGGTAACCGATACTGTAGGATTTATACACGAATTGCCTGCATCGCTGATGGATGCCTTCCGTGCCACTTTGGAGGAAGTCACAGAAGCTGATGCCCTATTGCATTTAGTGGATTTATCCCATCCTGCATGGTTAAGCCACATACGCTCGGTTAGAGATATTTTGGCTCAAATGCCAGTCACTCCCGGTCCAGCCCTGGTTGTTTTTAATAAGATTGACCAAGCGGATAGTGAGACCCTAGCACTTGCAAGGGAAGAATTTCCTTTAGCAGTATTTATTTCTGCAAGCAACCGCTTGGGATTGGAAACCCTGCGTCAAAGGCTGGGACAGTTAGTGCAATATGCTACCTCCTGCTAA
- a CDS encoding ribbon-helix-helix domain-containing protein yields the protein MGTRINKRTHSDYTQSAAYLPKDLVKNFKQLAIELEIGHSEAMEQAIRMWCDAAMKKVSQR from the coding sequence ATGGGAACTCGAATTAATAAACGCACCCATAGCGATTACACCCAAAGTGCTGCTTACTTACCCAAGGATTTAGTTAAAAATTTCAAACAGCTAGCTATTGAATTAGAAATAGGTCACAGCGAAGCGATGGAGCAAGCTATAAGGATGTGGTGTGATGCGGCTATGAAAAAGGTAAGTCAACGTTGA
- a CDS encoding SMI1/KNR4 family protein produces MNLSCQILPPEPWEPKRLEEILEIKLPESVQQLWNKTSELRLFEDTTYGQWGLIVWSPYQTIEEQEKKISQRLEDFRVSDLILGEFLGDSELLVLRCNEQTPDFGEVMIALPLDEREEWYKAASSLEEFLSNFIAARGEKFWENRAPVVVS; encoded by the coding sequence ATGAATTTATCTTGTCAAATTCTTCCACCAGAACCTTGGGAACCAAAGAGACTTGAGGAGATTTTAGAGATTAAGTTACCCGAATCAGTACAGCAACTTTGGAATAAAACGTCAGAACTACGCTTGTTTGAAGATACTACCTATGGTCAGTGGGGTCTTATTGTGTGGTCGCCCTATCAAACAATTGAAGAGCAAGAGAAAAAGATTTCTCAAAGATTGGAAGATTTTCGAGTATCAGATTTAATTCTAGGAGAATTTTTAGGAGATTCTGAACTGTTGGTACTCAGGTGCAATGAACAAACACCAGATTTTGGAGAAGTAATGATTGCTTTGCCATTAGATGAGCGTGAGGAATGGTATAAGGCAGCAAGTTCTCTAGAAGAGTTCCTGAGTAACTTTATAGCAGCTAGAGGGGAAAAGTTTTGGGAAAATCGAGCACCAGTTGTAGTTTCTTAA
- a CDS encoding type II toxin-antitoxin system PemK/MazF family toxin: MNSPKRGEIWLVQLDPTRGQEIQKTRPAIVISSNMLNTIPMRIIVPIATWQPKFQNRPFMVLIQPTDDNGLGSDSAGNILQVRSVTTERFVRRLGIVSEEVMQKLLAVLIICIDYSPEVTTD; encoded by the coding sequence ATGAATAGTCCCAAACGAGGTGAAATTTGGCTTGTGCAACTCGATCCAACTAGAGGACAAGAAATTCAGAAAACTCGACCTGCTATTGTAATTAGTTCTAATATGTTGAATACTATTCCAATGCGAATAATCGTGCCTATAGCAACTTGGCAACCTAAATTTCAAAATCGCCCTTTTATGGTTCTTATTCAGCCAACTGATGACAATGGTTTAGGCTCTGATTCAGCAGGGAATATTTTACAAGTTCGGAGCGTGACAACTGAGCGATTTGTCCGACGTTTGGGAATAGTGTCTGAAGAGGTTATGCAGAAATTACTAGCAGTTTTAATCATCTGTATTGATTATTCTCCTGAAGTCACAACTGACTGA
- a CDS encoding DUF2281 domain-containing protein, whose amino-acid sequence MSEIINIERAILDNLRVLPNEQQQEVLNFIEFLVQKVRKIEPISNEDLNDSILSTIDQQEQLSMQEIAKLPVQERHKILAPYIALTSEDFIQDKELTEFSVLDSEDWDTENE is encoded by the coding sequence ATGTCAGAAATAATTAACATTGAACGAGCAATTTTGGATAATTTACGGGTACTTCCAAATGAACAACAACAGGAAGTACTAAATTTTATAGAATTTCTCGTGCAAAAAGTAAGAAAAATCGAACCAATTAGTAACGAAGATTTAAATGATAGTATTTTATCAACAATTGACCAACAAGAACAGCTATCTATGCAAGAAATTGCTAAGCTACCTGTGCAAGAACGTCACAAAATACTAGCACCTTATATAGCTCTTACATCTGAAGATTTCATTCAAGACAAAGAATTAACAGAATTTTCTGTTTTGGATAGCGAAGACTGGGATACTGAAAATGAATAG
- a CDS encoding TPR end-of-group domain-containing protein produces MKTAINLNPEEYREMAKNDSDFDNIRQDDRFQSLISKIER; encoded by the coding sequence TTGAAAACAGCAATTAATCTTAATCCCGAAGAATATCGAGAGATGGCAAAAAATGATTCTGATTTTGACAACATTCGTCAAGACGATCGCTTTCAATCACTAATTTCTAAAATAGAAAGGTAA